The stretch of DNA CAATAATTATATATCCAAATTCCTTTGGAAATATTTCTTTTTTAATGTCATATATATCCTTGTTTTCAATTTTATTTATTTATCCTAAAATAAAAATAGATAAAGATATTAAGTATAAATTTGGGATCAACGTTTTTATTTTTGTTTTAATGCTTCAAATAATATTGACACCTTTAACATTATATTATTTTAAAAGTATTTCAATATTAGCCTTTATTTCTAATATAATATTAACTCCCTTAGGTAGTTTTTTCATTTTTTTAGGATTTATTTCCTTTCTAGTTCCAAGTATTATTTTAAAATTTGGAATGGGATGGTTTTTAGAAGAAGTATACAATTTTATAATTGTAATATTAAAATTTTTAAGTAAGGTTCCTTTTTTATCCTTAAAAATAAACTTTAATATAGATTTATTAGATATTATATTTTTTTATTTTCTTGTAGCTTTAACATTATTTTACAGTGAAATTAAAATACTTATGAAAAATCTAAATTTAATAGATAAATAAAAAGAGAGGATACAATGAATACAATAAAGTCAATTAAAAGAATAGAATTTGAAGAAAAAAAATCTAAATTCATAGGACATATAAAACCAGTTTCAACAAAAAAAGAAGCAGAAGAGTATATAGCTGAAATTAAAAACAAATATAAGGATGCAACTCATAATTGTAGTGCCTATAAACTCATTGAAAATGGTCAAGAATATTTTAAAGTTGATGATGACGGGGAACCTAAGGGAACCTCAGGAAAACCAATGGGAGAAATATTAACCTATATGGATATAGATAATGTAGTAGTGATAGCTACAAGATATTTTGGTGGAATAAAATTAGGAGCAGGGGGATTAGTTAGAGCCTATGCTAAAACAGCAAAACTAGCAGTTCAAGCTTCAGAAATAATAGAATACATAAAAAAAGAGATTTATCTACTGGAATTTAACTATGATAAGGTTTCAGAAATAGATAAGATAATATGTAATCATGATAACATATTAGAAAAGGGATTTAATGATAAGGTTTTTTATAAGGTTCAATTAAGTGATGAGAATTTAGAGAAAATTAAAAAATTAAGGAATGTTTCCATAATAAAATTATAAAGACTATATTACTAATAGTAATATAGTCTTTATAATTTAAAAATAATATTTTAGTCTTTTTTTTCTAAATGGGAATGCATAAATATATCCTAAGAATATAAAAATAAATTCAGTTGCAAAAATATAATATGGCCAAGGGCCTAAATATACTAAGAATGATGCTACATCTGGCTTTGCATTTGTAAACATAAAATTTGTTCCAAGTAAATTATTTACTTTAAGAGAAATAATTATAAGTATATTAAGTACTATAAATGATGAAAATAACCCTTTAATGTTAGGCTTAAAGTGAAAATATATAATTTCATACCAAGCTGCAAAAATAATAAAGAAATGAGTTAGAAAGAAACTTATATTTCTAAAATCATAAAAT from Fusobacterium sp. IOR10 encodes:
- a CDS encoding YigZ family protein, which translates into the protein MNTIKSIKRIEFEEKKSKFIGHIKPVSTKKEAEEYIAEIKNKYKDATHNCSAYKLIENGQEYFKVDDDGEPKGTSGKPMGEILTYMDIDNVVVIATRYFGGIKLGAGGLVRAYAKTAKLAVQASEIIEYIKKEIYLLEFNYDKVSEIDKIICNHDNILEKGFNDKVFYKVQLSDENLEKIKKLRNVSIIKL